The stretch of DNA TCGGGCTCGGCCACTGGTCGGAATATGGGCACTTGCCTTCACTCAAACTGCTGCCGGACTACGAACTGACGGCGGTGTACAGCCGCAGTCCGGAAAAAGCGGCGGCGCTGGTCGCGCGCCACGGGTTCAGGTACGCGGCGGCGTCGCTGCACGACCTGGTCTCGCATCCGGAAGTCGATCTCGTGCTCGTGCTGACGCCCGCGTTCCAGCACGAAGAAGGGATCCGCGCCGCGATCGGGGCCGGCAAGGACGTCTACTGCGAATGGCCTCTCACGCCGAACACCGCGCTGTCCAGAGCGTTGCTCGCGCTGGCCGATAAAGCCGGTGTGCGCACCATCGTCGGTTTGCAGCGGCGGCTCAATCCGGGCTACCGCTACGTGCGCGATCTGCTGGACCAGGGCGAGATCGGCGAGATCCGTTCGGTGCGCCTGCACGTGAGCGTGGAGTATTTCCAGCGCGAACGGCCTGCTTCGCTTTACTACACGATTCCCGAAGAAAATTTCTCAAGCCTGCTGTCGATCTACGGCGGCCATTTTCTGGACGCGCTGTTCACGACGCTGGTCGGTTATCCGCAGAGCCTGTCGGCGCTGACCGTCAACCAGTTCAAGGAAGTCACGCTGCGGGAAACCGGCGAAACACTGCCGCACAGCAACCCCGATCAGGTAGTGCTGGCAGGGACGTTCGCCAACGGCGCCGTGCTGACGGCCCATATCGAGGCGGGAAAGCGCAACAACTTCGGCGTGCAGCTCGACGTGACGGGCAGCAAGGGCGACCTGAAAATCTCGAACACCACCAGCTTCGGCGACGCGTTCAACCGCATCCAGATCGCGCGGGGCGACGGCCAGCCGCTGAC from Paraburkholderia caballeronis encodes:
- a CDS encoding Gfo/Idh/MocA family protein — protein: MGVVGLGHWSEYGHLPSLKLLPDYELTAVYSRSPEKAAALVARHGFRYAAASLHDLVSHPEVDLVLVLTPAFQHEEGIRAAIGAGKDVYCEWPLTPNTALSRALLALADKAGVRTIVGLQRRLNPGYRYVRDLLDQGEIGEIRSVRLHVSVEYFQRERPASLYYTIPEENFSSLLSIYGGHFLDALFTTLVGYPQSLSALTVNQFKEVTLRETGETLPHSNPDQVVLAGTFANGAVLTAHIEAGKRNNFGVQLDVTGSKGDLKISNTTSFGDAFNRIQIARGDGQPLTELAIPAQYEWLPPSERGASVLELAHLYAAHARDVKTGSTLAPTFADAVRMHELMDRIVESDRTGRRIPLSFSTAG